A window from Primulina huaijiensis isolate GDHJ02 chromosome 11, ASM1229523v2, whole genome shotgun sequence encodes these proteins:
- the LOC140987361 gene encoding uncharacterized protein, with protein MASELLSRMIPVQTTITSKPSSNFKPTTTPPLSFLFASQHEQNHCSLFIFLKNGKSSPKSRILHLIPLCSISSSNPPSTKEEAILQAKTSLLSTLEKPLNNPKLAGKLKKLKQPRLRVEIPITDDSPASLSQLAVEIFGKMPIKRKGPQIQSLIVWPNQSFTESAINAFDSRSSGVLVQNVDLSSILDEDVRTVNSADVAVFMAPEASQLAVMKRVADNLYPKPVVIFNPKWAFEEEIEFDELSGFVGSFEVVYSFIGLEVRGILSKRKGVIFKCVSDGVLSGEKWDVLVEEEGQLRVVSRFKARPSITEVENVLYNLMAINSPVTKSAKFLKNLVSNVTGKK; from the coding sequence ATGGCTTCCGAACTGTTGTCGAGGATGATTCCTGTGCAAACTACCATAACTTCAAAACCTTCATCCAATTTCAAACCAACTACAACTCCCCCGTTGTCTTTTTTGTTTGCATCGCAACACGAGCAGAATCATTGCTCTCTTTTTATCTTCCTCAAAAATGGAAAGTCTTCGCCAAAATCAAGAATCTTGCATCTAATCCCATTATGTTCCATATCTTCTTCCAATCCGCCATCCACAAAAGAAGAAGCCATTCTCCAAGCAAAGACTTCACTTTTATCCACCTTAGAGAAACCCCTCAACAACCCGAAACTCGCAGGAAAGCTCAAGAAATTGAAGCAGCCAAGATTACGCGTCGAAATTCCGATAACTGACGACTCACCCGCCTCGCTCTCTCAATTGGCTGTTGAGATATTTGGAAAGATGCCCATTAAAAGAAAAGGCCCTCAAATCCAAAGTCTAATAGTATGGCCAAACCAGAGCTTTACCGAATCTGCCATTAACGCCTTTGATTCTCGCTCCTCTGGCGTTCTTGTCCAAAACGTTGACCTTTCATCAATTCTTGACGAGGATGTCCGAACTGTGAATTCGGCTGATGTAGCTGTGTTCATGGCACCCGAGGCTTCTCAATTGGCGGTTATGAAGAGAGTTGCTGACAACTTATACCCAAAGCCAGTTGTGATTTTCAACCCCAAGTGGGCATTTGAAGAGGAGATAGAATTCGATGAGCTGAGTGGTTTTGTTGGCTCATTCGAGGTGGTTTATTCGTTTATAGGGTTGGAGGTTAGAGGGATTTTGAGTAAGAGGAAAGGAGTAATCTTTAAATGTGTGAGTGATGGTGTtttaagtggtgagaaatgggATGTTTTGGTTGAGGAAGAGGGTCAATTGAGAGTTGTTTCGAGGTTCAAAGCACGACCATCCATCACCGAGGTCGAGAATGTTTTGTATAATCTAATGGCTATCAACTCCCCAGTTACAAAATCTGCCAAGTTCTTGAAAAACTTGGTTTCAAATGTAACTGGCAAGAAGTAA
- the LOC140987360 gene encoding probable galacturonosyltransferase 12 isoform X2, whose amino-acid sequence MQLHISPSLRHVTLLPAKNVRELIKMKIGSRRLSYRMLFYALLLFTFLLRFMFVLTAVDTIDGETKCSTIRCLGKKLGPRNMGRRLESTVPEVIFQILEEPVNENEIQAGQEIPQTLEDFIAEIKDERPDAKTFAAKLKAMVSLLEQRTRTAKIQEYLYRHVASSSIPKQLHCLALRLANEHSTNAHARLQMPSAEFVPGLVDNSFFHFVLASDNIIAAAVVASSLVQNSLHPEKFVLHIITDRKTYYPMQAWFSLHPLTPAIIEVKALHHFDWFAKGKVPVLEAMEKDQKLRSQFRGGSSAIVANNTEKPYIIAAKLQALSPKYNSLMNHIRIHLPELFPSLNKVVFLDDDIVIQTDLSPLWNIDMNGKVNGAVETCKGVDKFVMSKKLKSYLNFSHPLIEKNFDPNECAWAYGMNIFDLDAWRRTNISKTYHYWLEENLKSDLSLWQLGTLPPGLIAFHGHVHIIDPFWHMLGLGYQENTTFTDAANAGVIHFNGRAKPWLDIAFPQLRPLWTKYIDFSDKFIKGCRIRAS is encoded by the exons ATGCAGCTGCATATATCTCCGAGCTTGAGGCATGTTACTTTGTTGCCGGCAAAAAATGTTAGGGAGTTGATCAAAATGAAGATTGGTTCGAGACGATTGTCGTATAGAATGCTTTTCTATGCTCTTTTGCTCTTCACCTTTCTTCTCCGGTTCATGTTTGTGTTAACTGCAGTTGATACCATTGATGGAGAAACCAAGTGTTCAACAATAC GTTGCTTGGGGAAAAAATTAGGTCCGAGAAATATGGGAAGAAGACTTGAATCAACT GTTCCTGAAGTAATATTCCAAATACTGGAAGAACCCGTAAACGAAAATGAAATACAAGCAGGACAAGAAATTCCCCAAACGCTGGAAGATTTTATAGCAGAAATAAAGGATGAAAGACCTGATGCTAAGACTTTTGCTGCTAAACTCAAAGCTATG GTGTCGCTACTTGAACAAAGAACAAGAACTGCAAAAATTCAGGAATACCTGTATCGCCACGTCGCCTCTAGCAGCATCCCTAAGCAGCTTCATTGCCTTGCTCTAAGACTAGCAAATGAGCACTCTACTAATGCTCATGCTCGACTCCAGATGCCTTCAGCAGAATTTGTACCTGGTCTTGTTGATAACTCGTTCTTTCACTTTGTCCTTGCTTCTGACAATATAATTGCAGCGGCTGTTGTGGCATCATCACTTGTTCAAAATTCATTGCACCCGGAAAAATTTGTCCTCCACATAATAACCGATAGAAAGACCTACTACCCAATGCAGGCTTGGTTCTCGCTACACCCTCTAACACCTGCAATTATAGAGGTCAAAGCCTTGCATCATTTTGATTGGTTTGCGAAGGGAAAGGTCCCGGTTCTGGAGGCAATGGAGAAAGATCAAAAATTGCGATCACAGTTTAGGGGCGGTTCGTCAGCTATTGTAGCAAATAATACTGAAAAACCATATATTATCGCGGCAAAGTTACAAGCACTCAGCCCCAAGTACAATTCATTGATGAATCACATTCGGATACATTTACCTGAG TTGTTTCCAAGTCTAAACAAAGTAGTATTCCTGGATGACGACATTGTGATTCAAACTGATCTTTCACCTTTGTGGAACATTGATATGAATGGAAAGGTCAACGGAGCGGTTGAAACATGTAAAGGAGTGGACAAATTTGTGATGTCAAAGAAACTCAAAAGCTATTTGAACTTTTCTCATCCTCTGATAGAGAAGAACTTTGATCCTAATGAATGTGCATGGGCTTATGGCATGAACATTTTTGATCTAGATGCTTGGAGACGAACAAACATAAGTAAGACATACCATTACTGGCTAGAAGAG AATTTGAAGTCGGATTTAAGTTTGTGGCAGCTTGGAACCTTACCTCCTGGTCTAATAGCTTTTCATGGTCATGTCCACATTATTGATCCGTTCTGGCACATGCTTGGATTAGGGTACCAGGAAAATACTACCTTTACAGATGCTGCTAATGCTGGTGTCATCCATTTTAATGGCAGAGCGAAGCCTTGGCTAGATATAGCATTTCCACAGCTGCGGCCCCTATGGACAAAATATATTGACTTCTCTGATAAATTCATAAAGGGCTGTCGGATAAGGGCATCATAG
- the LOC140987360 gene encoding probable galacturonosyltransferase 12 isoform X1 codes for MQLHISPSLRHVTLLPAKNVRELIKMKIGSRRLSYRMLFYALLLFTFLLRFMFVLTAVDTIDGETKCSTIRMSIGCLGKKLGPRNMGRRLESTVPEVIFQILEEPVNENEIQAGQEIPQTLEDFIAEIKDERPDAKTFAAKLKAMVSLLEQRTRTAKIQEYLYRHVASSSIPKQLHCLALRLANEHSTNAHARLQMPSAEFVPGLVDNSFFHFVLASDNIIAAAVVASSLVQNSLHPEKFVLHIITDRKTYYPMQAWFSLHPLTPAIIEVKALHHFDWFAKGKVPVLEAMEKDQKLRSQFRGGSSAIVANNTEKPYIIAAKLQALSPKYNSLMNHIRIHLPELFPSLNKVVFLDDDIVIQTDLSPLWNIDMNGKVNGAVETCKGVDKFVMSKKLKSYLNFSHPLIEKNFDPNECAWAYGMNIFDLDAWRRTNISKTYHYWLEENLKSDLSLWQLGTLPPGLIAFHGHVHIIDPFWHMLGLGYQENTTFTDAANAGVIHFNGRAKPWLDIAFPQLRPLWTKYIDFSDKFIKGCRIRAS; via the exons ATGCAGCTGCATATATCTCCGAGCTTGAGGCATGTTACTTTGTTGCCGGCAAAAAATGTTAGGGAGTTGATCAAAATGAAGATTGGTTCGAGACGATTGTCGTATAGAATGCTTTTCTATGCTCTTTTGCTCTTCACCTTTCTTCTCCGGTTCATGTTTGTGTTAACTGCAGTTGATACCATTGATGGAGAAACCAAGTGTTCAACAATACGTATGTCAATTG GTTGCTTGGGGAAAAAATTAGGTCCGAGAAATATGGGAAGAAGACTTGAATCAACT GTTCCTGAAGTAATATTCCAAATACTGGAAGAACCCGTAAACGAAAATGAAATACAAGCAGGACAAGAAATTCCCCAAACGCTGGAAGATTTTATAGCAGAAATAAAGGATGAAAGACCTGATGCTAAGACTTTTGCTGCTAAACTCAAAGCTATG GTGTCGCTACTTGAACAAAGAACAAGAACTGCAAAAATTCAGGAATACCTGTATCGCCACGTCGCCTCTAGCAGCATCCCTAAGCAGCTTCATTGCCTTGCTCTAAGACTAGCAAATGAGCACTCTACTAATGCTCATGCTCGACTCCAGATGCCTTCAGCAGAATTTGTACCTGGTCTTGTTGATAACTCGTTCTTTCACTTTGTCCTTGCTTCTGACAATATAATTGCAGCGGCTGTTGTGGCATCATCACTTGTTCAAAATTCATTGCACCCGGAAAAATTTGTCCTCCACATAATAACCGATAGAAAGACCTACTACCCAATGCAGGCTTGGTTCTCGCTACACCCTCTAACACCTGCAATTATAGAGGTCAAAGCCTTGCATCATTTTGATTGGTTTGCGAAGGGAAAGGTCCCGGTTCTGGAGGCAATGGAGAAAGATCAAAAATTGCGATCACAGTTTAGGGGCGGTTCGTCAGCTATTGTAGCAAATAATACTGAAAAACCATATATTATCGCGGCAAAGTTACAAGCACTCAGCCCCAAGTACAATTCATTGATGAATCACATTCGGATACATTTACCTGAG TTGTTTCCAAGTCTAAACAAAGTAGTATTCCTGGATGACGACATTGTGATTCAAACTGATCTTTCACCTTTGTGGAACATTGATATGAATGGAAAGGTCAACGGAGCGGTTGAAACATGTAAAGGAGTGGACAAATTTGTGATGTCAAAGAAACTCAAAAGCTATTTGAACTTTTCTCATCCTCTGATAGAGAAGAACTTTGATCCTAATGAATGTGCATGGGCTTATGGCATGAACATTTTTGATCTAGATGCTTGGAGACGAACAAACATAAGTAAGACATACCATTACTGGCTAGAAGAG AATTTGAAGTCGGATTTAAGTTTGTGGCAGCTTGGAACCTTACCTCCTGGTCTAATAGCTTTTCATGGTCATGTCCACATTATTGATCCGTTCTGGCACATGCTTGGATTAGGGTACCAGGAAAATACTACCTTTACAGATGCTGCTAATGCTGGTGTCATCCATTTTAATGGCAGAGCGAAGCCTTGGCTAGATATAGCATTTCCACAGCTGCGGCCCCTATGGACAAAATATATTGACTTCTCTGATAAATTCATAAAGGGCTGTCGGATAAGGGCATCATAG
- the LOC140988730 gene encoding uncharacterized protein, producing MQKWDVCQKQNREEREDNIDMYGENGNSDTCKVFPERMEQKNNLFSVDTATKQNIITEERRRMCICEAELQMHQIQNPLWARSESMLADVINTNEGLGEGEGEIEIEIERVPICVLEARPKDVVSVFYLQAPKSQQGRCNINGHLQWSENGAFTCMSSSGSFDP from the exons ATGCAAAAATGGGATGTTTGTCAAAAACAAAATCGCGAGGAGAGAGAAGACAATATTGATATGTATGGTGAAAATGGAAATTCTGATACCTGTAAAGTCTTTCCAGAAAGAATGGAACAGAAAAATAATCTATTTTCTGTGGATACTGCCACgaaacaaaatattatcactGAAGAAAGGCGTAGGATGTGTATATGTGAAGCTGAGCTTCAAATGCATCAGATCCAGAATCCGTTATGGGCTAGATCTGAG TCAATGTTGGCTGATGTTATTAATACAAATGAAGGTTTGGGAGAGGGAGAGGGAGAGATTGAGATTGAGATTGAAAGAGTACCCATTTGTGTGCTTGAAGCCAGACCAAAAGACGTGGTTTCAGTTTTTTATCTTCAAGCTCCCAAATCTCAACAGGGGAG GTGCAACATCAATGGGCATCTACAGTGGTCTGAGAATGGCGCATTCACCTGCATGAGCAGTTCCGGTTCTTTTGACCCGTAA